From Bacillus solimangrovi, the proteins below share one genomic window:
- a CDS encoding ribonuclease J — MLKREREDKVKVFALGGLGEIGKDLYVLEYGSDIFVLDAGMKFPEDEMFGVDKVIPDFTYLLENQRRIKGIFLTQGHEDHMGALPYMLQKLDAPVYGTRLTLGLVIDKLKEENVTKRVKLKQVDEHTKLNFEDVTVSFFRTTHNISDSVGICVDTPQGAIVYTGDFKFDQTPVDLKGPNYARLAEIGKKGVLCLLSDSTNADKPGFSLSESVAASALLDAFTDAESRVLVACFSTNLYRIQQVVDASVQTRRKIVIAGKSMEKTVSLAQNLGYLRAPKNIFVSIEELSKLPNEKIAILTSGHQGEPLKALSKIVTGADRQISIQENDTVIIAAHAVAGTDS; from the coding sequence GTGTTAAAGAGAGAGAGAGAAGATAAAGTTAAAGTATTTGCCCTTGGGGGACTCGGTGAAATTGGGAAAGATTTATATGTACTTGAATATGGTTCGGATATTTTTGTATTAGATGCAGGAATGAAGTTTCCAGAAGATGAGATGTTCGGAGTTGATAAAGTTATTCCTGACTTTACATATTTGCTTGAAAATCAACGTCGTATTAAAGGGATTTTCTTAACGCAAGGTCACGAAGACCATATGGGTGCTTTACCATATATGTTGCAAAAGCTTGATGCGCCAGTATATGGAACACGTTTAACTTTAGGACTTGTTATCGATAAGCTGAAAGAAGAGAATGTAACGAAACGTGTCAAACTTAAACAAGTTGATGAACATACGAAACTAAATTTTGAAGATGTCACTGTGAGCTTTTTCCGTACAACTCACAATATTTCTGATTCTGTTGGTATATGTGTTGATACACCTCAAGGTGCTATCGTCTATACAGGTGATTTTAAATTTGATCAAACACCAGTAGATCTAAAAGGACCAAATTATGCAAGATTAGCTGAAATTGGAAAAAAAGGTGTCTTGTGTCTACTTTCTGATAGTACAAATGCTGACAAACCAGGATTTAGTTTATCAGAATCTGTTGCAGCAAGTGCGTTGTTAGATGCATTTACAGATGCAGAGAGTAGGGTTCTTGTTGCTTGTTTTTCAACAAATCTTTATCGTATTCAACAAGTAGTTGATGCATCTGTACAAACACGTCGCAAAATTGTGATCGCAGGTAAATCAATGGAAAAAACAGTCTCATTAGCCCAAAATCTTGGTTATTTGCGTGCGCCCAAAAATATCTTTGTATCGATAGAAGAACTTTCTAAGTTACCAAATGAGAAGATAGCAATTTTGACAAGTGGTCATCAAGGTGAACCATTGAAAGCTTTATCTAAAATTGTTACAGGTGCTGACCGTCAAATTAGCATTCAAGAAAATGATACTGTTATCATTGCTGCACATGCAGTAGCGGGAACAGATTCT
- the dapA gene encoding 4-hydroxy-tetrahydrodipicolinate synthase — translation MDFGTIGTAMVTPFDNKGNIDFAKTTKLVEYLIQNGTTSLIVAGTTGESPTLSTEEKIALYQHVVKVVNGRIPVVAGTGSNNTRASIHLSKKAEEVGVDAIMLVVPYYNKPSQQGMYEHFKAVADAVKLPVMLYNIPGRSCVNMSVDTIVQLSEVENIVAVKEASGDLNAITEIISRTPSDFTLYSGDDSLTLPILAIGGRGIISVSSHVIGNEMSEMIASFQQGDNERAATLHQDLLPIMKAMFIAPNPAPVKTSLQICGLDVGSVRLPLTSITQEQRTLLVDLLQHNQKGSVL, via the coding sequence ATGGATTTTGGAACGATTGGTACGGCGATGGTCACACCATTTGATAATAAAGGAAATATTGACTTTGCGAAAACGACGAAGCTAGTCGAATATTTAATACAAAATGGAACGACATCATTAATTGTTGCAGGTACGACAGGTGAATCGCCTACGTTATCTACTGAAGAAAAAATTGCATTGTATCAGCACGTGGTGAAAGTCGTGAATGGTCGAATACCAGTAGTAGCTGGGACAGGTTCAAACAATACACGTGCCTCAATCCATCTTTCTAAAAAAGCTGAAGAGGTAGGCGTAGATGCGATTATGCTCGTCGTACCTTATTATAATAAACCGAGCCAACAAGGTATGTACGAGCATTTTAAAGCAGTTGCCGATGCGGTTAAGTTGCCTGTAATGTTGTACAATATTCCAGGTCGTTCATGTGTAAATATGTCAGTTGACACGATCGTTCAACTTTCAGAAGTTGAAAATATCGTAGCTGTAAAAGAGGCAAGTGGTGATCTGAATGCGATAACAGAAATCATCTCAAGAACACCTTCTGATTTTACCTTGTATAGTGGAGATGATAGTTTGACACTTCCAATATTAGCGATTGGTGGAAGAGGTATTATCTCTGTTAGTTCACATGTGATTGGAAATGAGATGAGTGAGATGATCGCAAGCTTCCAACAAGGAGATAACGAGAGAGCAGCAACGTTGCATCAAGATCTGCTCCCTATCATGAAAGCGATGTTTATCGCTCCTAACCCAGCACCAGTAAAAACAAGTTTACAAATTTGTGGTTTAGATGTCGGTTCTGTCCGTCTGCCCCTTACTTCAATCACGCAAGAGCAGCGAACGCTTCTAGTGGATCTTTTGCAACACAATCAAAAAGGATCAGTCCTCTAA